In the genome of Acidobacteriota bacterium, one region contains:
- a CDS encoding DUF4440 domain-containing protein has protein sequence MMATLMSILLSGLVVVGGQQGTGSQVKDVPIAPSQPSVQLPAELARVLTDYEGAWRSRNANALALLFAEDGFVLPNGSLPVRGRAEVERFYTGKGGPLSLRAIAFAAEGKVGYIIGGFARQKGEPDIGKFTLTLRKGTDGRWLIVSDMDSSNR, from the coding sequence ATGATGGCGACTCTGATGAGCATACTGCTTTCGGGATTGGTTGTCGTCGGCGGACAGCAGGGTACTGGGTCGCAGGTGAAAGACGTGCCGATCGCGCCATCGCAGCCAAGCGTTCAACTGCCGGCCGAGCTTGCCAGGGTGTTGACCGACTACGAAGGCGCGTGGCGCAGCCGCAATGCGAATGCACTCGCTCTTCTATTTGCCGAGGATGGGTTCGTGCTGCCGAACGGCTCCTTACCCGTTAGAGGTCGAGCGGAGGTTGAGCGCTTCTACACCGGCAAGGGTGGGCCGCTATCACTCCGAGCAATCGCCTTTGCTGCTGAGGGTAAAGTCGGATACATCATCGGAGGCTTTGCGCGCCAGAAGGGCGAACCTGATATCGGTAAATTCACCCTCACGCTACGCAAAGGAACTGACGGGCGATGGCTAATCGTTTCGGATATGGACAGCTCAAACCGTTAG
- a CDS encoding protein kinase has translation MYETESHYRVLEPLGSGGAGQVWKAEDLRLKRIVAIKFLAPGLARDEQARARLRSEAQMAAALTHPNVATVYELGEAGDQLYIVMECVDGETLKSRIGRGPFDLKQSLEIAAEVGEALKAAHARGLLHCDIKSSNIMITPDGLVKVLDFGLAKVASVTMPSTSASPSHDGFQTRELRVESGDFSGKEWLKSASVISGTLGNMSPEQVRGEALDCRTDIFSLGAVLYEMLTARSPFDGHRAVEILQSVLNDEAAPLSAFRDDVPLELEGVVRRALAKRRDERYANVENLIADLRGLRDQLENKSAREARFVIDQGSGNTLDDSASIDLDRFSSLRAGALRKRGWLLLAGALAASIAVWDVIALQPHGLEWAIAAGLLAIAAACALGYGAARPRASRTLNPMRSGAAFRGLLPFQEADRDRFYGRETDTAALFEMIRHGDFRFGVLFGESGCGKTSLLRAGLLPKLWEEGCVPVYCRSYKDPLAAALEECRKRSHVKAIEGEPPKEYLARAARELGATIVIVCDQFEEFFINHKSSEEREPFLSFIAACHDADDIAVKFLVSMRSDFLYLISSELSGRIAEPLISSRLFHLRNFDEAQANEIIEKSARRAGLPFEDGLSRQVAGDLASGDVVSPSELQIVGEQLQSKRIYTVLGYRRAGGKEPLVHSFLEDVIQASGDAETARLLLRSLISDENTRLTLTVDDIAKRTQRSNALAERLLNIFVEARLIREIQEDEPWRYELMHEYLIERINQVTGKVMDATQRANRLLKQYASNHSVDGKTRIPINRLWFIRRYSDVARGERERELIKKSLRWGLMKAGVLTLLLVMGATIAAAALSVNEEWEGVRLSDGHTAAARKAAFSPDGRLLVTCGEDGRIIVWDFARRERLATFNDNGGWVSSVAFSPDGKWFATPGANQTVTVWDAKRLEIAVVLEGHRSRVNVVVFSPDGGLLGSISGGDDGKTLVWDTARWEKAYELPRNAMWADLVVSPDGRRILICNQVWDLQTASVTGALDPETNFAAFSPDGRRLVGIGSSGTVSFFDVERFWEKSQFRVLSSQRVHSYHGRAVAFSPDGKLAASGAEDIVLWDAATQKKLVRLKHSAQVWSVAFSPDGRWLVSTHDDGSVLVWDVSERELAASFDGHSASVHSVAFSPDGKRLASAGEDRSVIVWDTERGEKQAVLIGDANRITSVAFSRDGERLASSDMDANIILWDLDGRKPERTHGYTGVGSNASSYCVAFSPDGRFLASTNAVYDCRDGRQVVDLEAMRRTYPGAMGEAYGAAFSPDGKLLACATDNGALTLWETEQWQLVDKVQLSSTPLISVGFAPDGKGLVTGDDDGVVRLWYLNPLRLMAVLGRHSARIKSVCFSPEGSEVASAGDDQTICLWNVRRRTLLTRIGTHAVSVLSVAFSPDGKQIACGEHDKSVRVYTRHRSLWGYRLN, from the coding sequence ATGTATGAAACTGAGTCGCACTATCGCGTGCTTGAGCCGCTCGGTTCTGGGGGGGCGGGACAGGTATGGAAAGCTGAAGACCTCAGGCTTAAACGTATAGTTGCCATCAAGTTCCTCGCGCCTGGTCTTGCGCGGGACGAACAAGCCAGAGCGCGATTGCGGAGCGAAGCTCAAATGGCGGCGGCGCTCACCCATCCGAACGTTGCTACCGTCTACGAGCTTGGCGAGGCCGGCGATCAGCTTTACATCGTCATGGAGTGCGTGGATGGCGAGACCTTGAAATCAAGAATCGGGCGCGGCCCGTTCGACCTGAAGCAGTCGCTCGAAATCGCGGCGGAAGTTGGCGAAGCGTTAAAAGCTGCGCACGCTCGTGGGTTGCTTCATTGCGATATCAAGAGCTCGAACATAATGATCACGCCGGATGGACTGGTCAAAGTCCTGGATTTCGGACTGGCCAAAGTTGCATCCGTAACCATGCCCAGCACGTCGGCCAGTCCGTCGCACGATGGTTTCCAGACGCGCGAGCTACGTGTTGAGAGCGGAGACTTCAGCGGGAAGGAGTGGCTGAAGTCCGCTTCGGTGATCTCAGGCACTCTCGGGAATATGTCACCCGAGCAAGTTCGAGGTGAAGCGCTTGACTGCCGCACTGACATTTTCTCGCTGGGCGCGGTGCTGTACGAGATGTTGACCGCCAGATCGCCGTTCGACGGCCACAGGGCGGTTGAGATTCTTCAGTCGGTTTTGAATGATGAGGCGGCGCCCCTAAGCGCATTCCGCGACGATGTGCCGCTGGAACTGGAGGGCGTCGTTAGGAGAGCGCTTGCGAAACGTCGCGATGAGCGCTACGCGAATGTAGAAAACCTGATCGCCGATCTGCGCGGTTTAAGAGATCAGCTTGAAAACAAATCGGCACGCGAGGCGCGATTCGTTATCGACCAGGGGTCGGGAAACACGCTTGATGATTCGGCGTCTATCGACCTCGATCGATTCTCGTCATTGCGAGCAGGCGCGCTACGTAAGCGAGGATGGTTGCTGTTGGCTGGCGCTTTAGCGGCTTCGATAGCGGTGTGGGATGTTATCGCTCTTCAACCGCATGGATTGGAATGGGCAATAGCAGCCGGTCTGCTCGCGATCGCCGCGGCGTGCGCGTTGGGTTACGGCGCCGCTCGGCCGAGAGCATCAAGGACTCTGAACCCGATGCGGAGCGGGGCCGCGTTTCGAGGCTTGCTACCCTTTCAAGAAGCCGATCGCGATCGATTCTACGGAAGAGAGACGGACACGGCGGCGCTCTTTGAAATGATTCGCCACGGTGACTTTCGCTTCGGCGTGCTTTTCGGGGAATCCGGTTGCGGCAAGACGTCGCTGCTCAGAGCGGGGTTGCTGCCGAAGCTATGGGAGGAAGGCTGTGTCCCCGTCTACTGCCGCTCGTACAAAGACCCGCTCGCGGCTGCGCTGGAAGAATGCCGCAAGCGCAGCCACGTGAAAGCTATCGAAGGCGAGCCTCCCAAGGAATACTTGGCGCGAGCGGCGCGAGAGCTCGGCGCAACAATTGTCATCGTCTGCGATCAGTTCGAAGAGTTCTTCATCAACCACAAATCAAGCGAGGAGCGAGAGCCGTTCCTTTCATTCATCGCCGCCTGTCACGACGCGGACGACATTGCCGTCAAGTTCCTTGTTTCGATGCGCAGCGACTTTCTCTACCTGATCAGCTCGGAGCTTAGCGGCCGGATTGCCGAGCCTCTGATCAGTTCGCGGCTCTTTCACCTTCGCAACTTCGACGAGGCACAAGCAAACGAGATCATCGAGAAATCAGCTCGGCGGGCGGGACTGCCCTTTGAAGATGGGCTGAGCCGTCAGGTCGCAGGCGATCTGGCAAGCGGAGATGTTGTCTCTCCTTCTGAACTGCAAATCGTCGGTGAGCAATTGCAGAGCAAGCGCATCTATACGGTTCTAGGTTATCGGCGAGCCGGCGGTAAAGAACCCTTGGTGCACAGTTTTCTCGAAGATGTCATTCAGGCATCCGGTGACGCCGAAACAGCGCGACTGCTGTTGCGCAGCCTCATCTCCGACGAGAACACCAGGCTCACGCTGACCGTTGACGACATAGCCAAACGAACCCAGCGTAGCAACGCTTTGGCGGAGCGCTTGTTGAATATCTTCGTCGAGGCGCGGCTGATCCGTGAGATTCAGGAAGACGAGCCGTGGCGATACGAGTTGATGCACGAGTACCTCATCGAGAGGATCAACCAGGTGACCGGGAAGGTGATGGATGCGACGCAGCGTGCGAACCGGCTGCTCAAACAGTACGCGTCGAACCATTCGGTAGACGGAAAGACTCGCATCCCAATCAACAGGCTCTGGTTTATCCGGCGTTACTCGGACGTTGCACGCGGAGAACGCGAGCGAGAGCTGATAAAGAAGAGCCTTCGATGGGGCCTTATGAAGGCAGGGGTGCTGACGTTGCTTTTGGTTATGGGAGCGACAATAGCAGCAGCGGCGCTGTCGGTGAATGAAGAGTGGGAAGGCGTTAGGCTCAGTGACGGGCACACGGCGGCGGCGCGCAAAGCGGCCTTCTCGCCCGACGGACGGTTGCTTGTTACGTGCGGTGAAGATGGGAGAATCATCGTCTGGGATTTCGCGCGAAGGGAACGACTGGCTACGTTCAACGACAACGGCGGCTGGGTCAGCTCGGTCGCTTTTTCGCCGGACGGGAAGTGGTTCGCAACGCCAGGCGCCAATCAAACGGTGACAGTCTGGGATGCCAAGCGGCTTGAAATAGCGGTAGTGCTGGAAGGTCATCGCTCTAGGGTCAACGTCGTTGTCTTCTCGCCGGACGGAGGGTTGCTGGGTTCGATTTCTGGGGGCGACGATGGAAAGACGCTTGTCTGGGACACGGCTCGATGGGAAAAGGCCTATGAGTTGCCGCGCAATGCGATGTGGGCGGACCTCGTTGTCTCACCTGACGGACGCCGCATACTAATTTGCAATCAAGTATGGGACCTGCAAACGGCAAGCGTGACTGGGGCGCTGGATCCCGAAACGAACTTTGCTGCTTTTTCACCGGACGGCCGCCGGTTGGTCGGAATCGGCAGCAGCGGCACTGTCTCCTTCTTTGACGTCGAACGGTTTTGGGAGAAATCTCAGTTTCGAGTCTTAAGCAGCCAGCGGGTACACAGCTATCACGGGCGCGCGGTGGCCTTCTCTCCAGATGGAAAACTAGCGGCGTCCGGCGCCGAAGACATAGTCTTGTGGGATGCAGCGACTCAGAAGAAGCTTGTGCGGCTAAAGCATTCCGCGCAGGTGTGGAGCGTTGCGTTTTCACCTGACGGGCGATGGTTGGTTTCAACTCATGACGATGGCTCCGTCCTGGTCTGGGATGTATCGGAACGTGAGCTTGCAGCAAGCTTTGACGGCCACAGCGCCTCGGTTCACTCGGTCGCCTTTTCGCCGGACGGGAAGCGGCTCGCTTCCGCGGGCGAAGACCGATCGGTGATTGTCTGGGACACAGAGCGCGGTGAGAAACAGGCAGTCTTGATTGGCGACGCAAACCGGATCACGTCTGTCGCCTTCTCGCGTGATGGGGAGCGCCTTGCGTCGTCGGATATGGACGCCAACATCATTCTCTGGGATTTGGACGGGCGCAAACCAGAGAGGACGCATGGGTACACTGGTGTTGGATCAAACGCAAGCTCCTATTGCGTAGCGTTTTCGCCGGACGGCCGCTTCCTGGCAAGCACAAATGCTGTATACGACTGCCGCGATGGCCGGCAAGTCGTTGATCTGGAGGCGATGAGGCGTACTTATCCAGGCGCAATGGGTGAAGCCTACGGGGCTGCGTTTTCGCCGGATGGCAAACTGCTGGCGTGTGCTACTGATAACGGCGCTTTGACCTTATGGGAAACGGAACAATGGCAACTGGTTGATAAGGTCCAGCTCTCCAGCACGCCGCTCATCAGCGTTGGCTTTGCTCCCGACGGCAAAGGACTTGTTACAGGAGACGACGATGGAGTGGTGCGCCTTTGGTATCTGAACCCGCTGCGTCTAATGGCCGTACTCGGCCGGCACTCGGCGCGGATCAAGTCAGTGTGCTTTTCTCCAGAAGGCAGTGAAGTGGCATCGGCCGGCGACGATCAGACAATCTGTCTGTGGAATGTGAGGCGACGGACGCTCCTCACTCGGATAGGCACGCACGCCGTGTCTGTGTTGTCCGTCGCCTTCTCCCCTGACGGGAAGCAAATCGCCTGCGGCGAGCATGACAAATCGGTCCGCGTATACACTCGCCACCGCTCGCTTTGGGGATACAGACTGAATTGA
- a CDS encoding ABC transporter permease, whose amino-acid sequence MKFFESVSLALSAILAHKLRSFLTLLGIIFGVATVIVVVSLVEGFNKYFNDKIADMGSNAFVVNKMGIVTSLEEWIERSKKNKDIKLDDLRAIKEHPTYVKDAAATMRRRGSIKRDTRLLEDIELLGVSANMVDIDSIKVDQGRYIIPTEEEHSKNTCFIGYGVANQLFPSVDPIDKEIKIEGLPFRIVGVAQEVGTVFGNPRDNFVIMPITTYQSIYGSRGSIGIRVQAIGPEALEKAQDEVRVVMRSRRHLNYNDPDNFGIVTSDALNKLREQIFGTISIVAIGVTSISLVVGGIVIMNIMLVSVTERTREIGIRKSLGARRTDIVRQFLSESTVLSLLGGCIGVAIAYGLGKLATVLFDLPTSLPILWTFVALTVSASIGLFFGIYPAWKAAKLDPIEALRAD is encoded by the coding sequence ATGAAATTCTTTGAGTCCGTATCATTGGCTCTCAGCGCGATTCTCGCGCATAAGCTTCGCTCGTTTCTCACTCTGCTGGGGATCATCTTCGGCGTGGCGACGGTCATCGTCGTCGTCTCGCTGGTGGAAGGCTTCAATAAGTATTTCAACGATAAGATCGCCGACATGGGGTCCAACGCCTTCGTCGTTAACAAAATGGGCATCGTCACCAGCCTGGAAGAGTGGATCGAACGAAGCAAGAAGAATAAAGACATCAAGCTCGATGATCTGCGCGCCATCAAGGAACACCCGACCTACGTCAAAGACGCGGCTGCGACGATGCGCAGGCGCGGAAGCATCAAACGCGACACTCGCCTTCTTGAAGACATTGAGCTTCTCGGCGTGAGCGCGAACATGGTCGATATCGATTCGATCAAGGTCGATCAGGGCCGATACATAATTCCTACCGAGGAAGAGCACTCAAAAAATACCTGCTTCATCGGTTATGGCGTTGCCAACCAGCTCTTCCCCAGCGTCGATCCGATCGATAAGGAAATTAAGATCGAAGGCCTGCCCTTCCGCATCGTAGGCGTCGCGCAAGAGGTCGGGACCGTATTCGGAAACCCGCGAGACAACTTCGTCATCATGCCGATCACGACTTATCAGAGCATCTACGGCTCGCGCGGCTCAATCGGGATCAGAGTACAAGCAATCGGCCCGGAAGCTCTGGAGAAAGCGCAGGACGAGGTAAGGGTGGTGATGCGCTCGCGGAGGCATCTGAACTACAACGACCCGGACAACTTCGGCATCGTGACTTCGGATGCGCTCAACAAACTGCGCGAGCAGATCTTCGGCACGATCTCTATCGTCGCGATAGGCGTGACTTCAATATCGCTGGTCGTCGGCGGCATCGTGATTATGAACATCATGCTCGTCTCAGTGACCGAGCGGACGCGTGAGATCGGAATTCGAAAATCGCTGGGCGCGCGACGAACCGACATCGTCCGTCAATTCTTGTCCGAGTCCACGGTGCTTTCATTGCTCGGGGGGTGCATCGGCGTCGCGATCGCGTACGGTCTCGGAAAACTGGCGACCGTTCTTTTTGATCTCCCGACTTCTCTGCCGATCTTGTGGACGTTCGTCGCGCTGACCGTCTCGGCGAGCATCGGTTTGTTCTTCGGAATCTATCCGGCGTGGAAAGCCGCGAAGCTCGATCCGATTGAGGCGCTTCGGGCGGACTAA
- a CDS encoding CopG family antitoxin — protein MARSRVKKQRDPLPEQFNSLDDAVEFWDTHSIADYEEAWKDVQCEIDIKRRTYQISVDSSLYQKLRHAARERAYRPRRW, from the coding sequence ATGGCAAGAAGTAGAGTCAAAAAGCAACGAGATCCGCTGCCAGAGCAGTTCAATAGCCTCGATGACGCGGTGGAATTCTGGGATACGCACAGCATCGCCGATTACGAAGAAGCTTGGAAGGATGTGCAATGCGAGATTGATATAAAGCGGCGCACATATCAGATCTCAGTCGATAGCAGCCTATATCAGAAATTGCGCCATGCTGCGCGCGAGCGAGCGTATCGGCCGAGACGTTGGTAA
- a CDS encoding sigma 54-interacting transcriptional regulator translates to MRADAKRIKNLAETLAALLEREQGANQASISSLLDAVETLRSETADRRLHYLTAQLKTLRDRVDLLTEMARRDFLAKIGREADELAQDASDGRVARVLMTAVSNKTHSYTAFCETLLDSLIEATGAERGFVLFYLPESTEAEVVAARNFQTRNLSLEEYDFSRTLLREVLQHDRPLFLEDASQDSTYSREASVIKFEIKSIIAAPLRQEGRAIGALYLENNSHPCAFDERDPQILEIVAEFMVFYLQHAHLLPATFERDSRVFLDASRASKEIVGRDPKVLSLLEVVNRIADSPATVLVEGETGTGKELVARALHYQSARRDRPFVAINCAAIPDNLLESELFGHEKGAFTGAAGRYIGRIEQGDGGTIFLDEVSELAYPLQAKLLRFLQSNEFDRLGGSRTIRIDVRVVAATSKDLKALTEAGKFQEALFYRLNVIPVRMPALRERKGDIPLLIDFFLDKFSSIYGKTIRMERDAYEWLKEYNFPGNLRELENLIHRLAVLTDDVIRVGDLPAEVLKTVSHRVNIEKDPLFELLHTQAADLEDLRRRRREVRRALAEQEQQVIERAIEQAGGNLTEAAARLGVHRITLHKMIKRGRELK, encoded by the coding sequence ATGAGAGCCGACGCAAAACGAATCAAGAATCTTGCCGAGACGCTCGCGGCATTGTTAGAGCGCGAGCAGGGCGCTAATCAAGCTTCAATCTCATCACTGCTTGACGCGGTTGAAACGCTCAGGAGCGAGACGGCCGATCGGCGGCTGCATTACTTGACCGCGCAACTGAAGACGCTTCGGGACCGCGTTGATCTCTTGACCGAGATGGCCCGGCGTGACTTTCTTGCCAAGATAGGCCGAGAGGCGGACGAGCTCGCGCAAGACGCCAGCGACGGCCGTGTCGCCCGCGTATTGATGACGGCCGTCAGTAACAAGACGCACTCGTACACCGCCTTCTGTGAGACGCTGCTTGACTCGTTGATTGAGGCAACCGGGGCCGAGCGCGGATTCGTTCTCTTCTATCTGCCGGAATCCACCGAAGCTGAAGTCGTAGCCGCGCGTAATTTTCAAACCCGGAACCTGTCGCTCGAAGAATACGATTTCAGCCGGACTCTATTGAGGGAAGTTCTTCAGCACGACCGGCCGCTGTTCCTGGAAGACGCATCCCAGGATTCAACATATTCTCGCGAGGCGAGCGTTATCAAGTTCGAGATCAAATCAATCATCGCTGCGCCGCTGAGACAGGAAGGCCGCGCCATTGGCGCCCTATACTTGGAAAACAACTCGCATCCTTGCGCGTTCGACGAACGAGACCCTCAGATTCTGGAAATCGTCGCCGAGTTCATGGTCTTTTATCTTCAGCACGCACACCTGCTGCCGGCTACCTTTGAACGCGACAGTCGCGTCTTCCTCGACGCAAGCCGGGCGTCTAAGGAGATTGTCGGCCGCGATCCGAAGGTCCTTTCGCTGCTCGAAGTGGTCAACCGGATCGCAGACTCGCCGGCGACGGTGTTGGTTGAGGGCGAGACAGGAACAGGCAAAGAACTCGTCGCCCGGGCGCTGCATTACCAAAGCGCAAGACGCGATCGTCCATTCGTCGCGATCAACTGCGCTGCGATTCCAGACAACCTGCTCGAATCCGAGTTGTTCGGACACGAGAAGGGAGCCTTCACCGGCGCCGCCGGACGATACATCGGGCGCATAGAGCAAGGCGACGGCGGAACGATCTTCCTTGATGAAGTGAGCGAGCTGGCTTATCCGCTGCAAGCCAAGCTGCTGCGCTTTCTGCAATCGAACGAGTTTGACCGCCTCGGTGGAAGCCGGACGATTCGAATTGACGTGCGAGTGGTTGCCGCGACCAGCAAGGACTTGAAAGCGCTGACTGAAGCAGGGAAGTTTCAAGAGGCTCTTTTCTATCGATTGAATGTCATCCCGGTTCGCATGCCGGCTCTGCGCGAGCGCAAAGGCGACATCCCGCTGCTCATCGATTTCTTTCTCGACAAGTTCTCGAGCATCTACGGCAAGACGATCCGAATGGAGCGCGACGCGTATGAGTGGCTGAAGGAGTACAATTTTCCCGGCAACCTGCGCGAGCTTGAGAACCTGATCCACCGACTAGCCGTCCTCACCGATGATGTGATTCGGGTCGGGGACTTGCCCGCCGAAGTACTGAAGACCGTTTCGCACCGAGTGAATATCGAGAAGGACCCGCTGTTCGAACTGCTTCACACTCAGGCCGCGGACCTTGAGGATCTTCGGCGAAGAAGAAGAGAGGTGAGGCGCGCGCTTGCCGAGCAGGAACAGCAAGTGATCGAGCGAGCTATTGAACAAGCGGGCGGAAACCTCACCGAAGCCGCCGCCCGGCTGGGGGTGCATCGCATCACGCTGCACAAGATGATCAAGAGAGGAAGAGAGTTGAAGTGA
- a CDS encoding ABC transporter permease: MSKQDTRESFWMALATLRAHKFRSFLTVLGVVIGTVTVMVIASFISGLDQQFKQDIESFGTNTVFIYKFEPGIHTGRLTPEERMRKPISYEDAMAIKDQCPAVKYVAPFLSPDDVLKVRYQDQELYVTQVQGTTTDYERMSSVHIAEGRYFTETENQHRADVCVIGADIADKFFPNLRALGKEILVNEKPFTVIGVIQKVDSFFMGDNDGGNQNRAVYLPYESMKKMFPAEKDHFVMAQAEEGKLAQAEDEIRSLLRRRRGVAYDAKDNFGLSTPDAITEQFHQITGGIAILMFAISSVGLLIGGIGVMNIMLVSVTERTKEIGVRKAIGARRRDIMRQFLIEAISLTGSGGLLGIAIGWGLSLLVNLILPVHVPAWAPIAGITVSCGIGLVFGMWPAMKAARLDPIDALRYE, from the coding sequence ATGAGCAAACAAGATACAAGAGAAAGCTTCTGGATGGCGCTGGCAACTCTGCGCGCGCACAAGTTTCGGTCGTTCCTCACCGTGCTCGGCGTTGTTATAGGCACGGTCACCGTGATGGTAATCGCCTCGTTTATCTCGGGACTCGACCAGCAATTCAAGCAGGACATCGAGTCCTTCGGCACCAACACTGTTTTCATCTACAAATTCGAACCGGGCATTCATACCGGGAGGCTCACCCCCGAAGAGCGCATGCGCAAACCGATCAGCTACGAAGACGCGATGGCCATCAAAGACCAGTGTCCGGCAGTCAAATACGTAGCTCCCTTCCTGAGCCCAGACGATGTGTTGAAGGTTCGCTATCAAGACCAGGAGCTGTACGTCACCCAGGTGCAGGGAACGACGACGGACTACGAGCGAATGTCCTCGGTGCACATTGCCGAGGGGCGCTACTTCACGGAAACCGAAAACCAACACCGCGCAGACGTGTGCGTAATTGGAGCGGACATCGCCGACAAGTTCTTTCCCAATCTTCGCGCGCTCGGCAAGGAGATCCTGGTCAACGAGAAACCCTTCACGGTGATCGGGGTCATTCAAAAGGTGGACAGCTTCTTCATGGGGGATAACGATGGGGGCAATCAAAATCGCGCCGTGTACCTTCCGTATGAATCGATGAAGAAGATGTTCCCCGCCGAAAAAGACCACTTCGTGATGGCGCAGGCCGAAGAAGGAAAGCTTGCTCAGGCGGAGGACGAGATAAGATCGCTGCTGCGGCGCCGGCGTGGCGTTGCCTATGACGCGAAGGACAACTTCGGCCTCTCGACTCCCGACGCGATCACCGAGCAGTTTCATCAGATCACCGGCGGCATCGCGATCCTGATGTTTGCGATCTCGAGCGTGGGGTTGTTGATCGGCGGCATAGGAGTGATGAACATCATGCTGGTTTCAGTCACCGAGCGAACGAAAGAGATCGGCGTTCGGAAAGCGATTGGCGCCCGGCGTCGCGACATAATGCGTCAGTTTTTGATTGAAGCGATTTCGCTGACCGGCTCGGGCGGATTGCTTGGAATCGCGATCGGCTGGGGGCTGAGCCTGCTTGTAAACCTGATTCTGCCAGTACACGTGCCGGCGTGGGCGCCAATCGCAGGGATAACAGTTTCGTGCGGCATTGGATTGGTGTTCGGGATGTGGCCCGCAATGAAGGCCGCTCGGTTGGACCCGATTGACGCGCTCAGGTATGAGTAA